The nucleotide window GAATTTGTTTCACTTGCCTTCAAGCCCaagccaggtgtccctgtccttCAAGGTGCCCCAGTCTGTCCGTTAGAATGAATCTCTCCTGATgacacaattttaattttcatcacagcctgtctttaaaaaaaatttatttccactggaggataattgctttacaatatcacgttggtttctgccatacatcaacatgaatcagccacaggtatgcGCGTGTCCCCCCCCCGTCTCAACCTGTCGTGAACGCAGCGTGCAGTATGCACCACAGAGGAGTGCATGTGAGTAGGTACGCTTGTGCACGTCTGTGTGAATGCAAGTTTAggagcacacgtgtgtgtgcctCTCCACTGCCCGAGTGGGAGTGTCTTGGAGTTAGGAACCGAGTCCCCAGCATCTTTGAGTCACTGAAAGCCAATGCCGTTTGCTGACTGCAGCAGGAACTGTGTTCTCCCACCAAGATGTGGGCAACCCGTAAGCCCTGCCAGCTGTGAATGCAGCCTCTGCCGATATGATCAGGGTGGGCCCTGGGCAGGGACTGGTGTCCTGATAGAAGGGGGACTTTGGACGTGGGTGCAGAGAGGCCAGCATGGCTCCCCGGCTTCCGAAGGCAGATGAGGAGTCACGCAGCCGCAGGCCCAGAGCTGCCGCAACCACCGGCGGCAGCAGGAGGACGCAGGAGGGATCCTGCCCCAGGGTCTCTGGGGGAGCGTGGTCCTCTGAGGGACCCCAGCCCctgaaactgtgagaaaataaacaccTGAGCTCTGCAGCCACCGAGCCGGTGACACTTGTTACTTCAGCGCTGGCCCTGTACATGCATATCGAGCGCCCGGGACACAGGAGGGTCTGTCCTCAGCGGACTGTAGGGCCCTAACACGCACAAAGCGCACTGTCTTGCGCCTCTGGAGGGTCTGCACACCAGCCTTCCCGGTCTTTCGGTTTTGTGTCCATTGCGCCAGTGTTGGAGTTTGAACTTTTAGAGACACTCCCTACTGCTGGCTTCACGGAGTGTCCCTGGAAGGGCTGGGCTTCCAACGACAAGGGttacttttctttctcagttGACAAACCAAGGGAAGGACATTTTCTGGGTCCCTGGGGACAGCAGGCGCCCCAGAAGAGGTGGCCCCGAGTCCCAGCATGCAGGGGCCAGGTTGTTGCCACCCCCTCTTCCTTGCTCCCAAGCAGCAGGCTTGCCCTTCACTGGGGATCTCAGAGCTGGGAGGCACTGTAGAGACCACCAGCTCCGGATCAGCGCCCCAAGGGGACCAGGCTGGCCAGCGAGACCCAGCAGGCCACGTCATTTCCAGTCCTCCTACTCCCCCCCTCCCCCGTCCCGTCTTCTTCTACTGGTGTCGGGGTTGCACCTCTTTCCCCTGGGAGCCGCAACAGTTCTGATTCACAGGGAAGACAAGATTCCCCTGCTAGGCACTGATCCTCCCTGGTCCCCTGAGGTCCTGTTGGATGGGAGGCGCGCGCAGCGGGACGTGCACCTAAAGGGAGCCAGGTGGTACTTCACTCGCTCCAGAATTCTCGCACTACTCCCCTGTTCTCTGTTCCCCCGAGGGGGAGCGGGGGAAGGGGGAAGCCGGCCGGGTTCAACCCCCTGCCCCGCCAGCCCAAAGTCCGAGGGCACCTCCGAAGCCTTGGCTTCTTCGGAGCCCTGAGCGCTGCGTGTGCAGAAGGGATCCCGGCTCTTCTTTCTGGAGGGGCGGGCTTTGCACGGGGCGTGCCCGCAGTTTTCCGCGTCCCGCGCGCTCCTCGGGAGAGCTCTGGATCCGGACCCAAGACGCGCGCCTGCCCGCCCGCTTCCCAGATGGGTTTCGCGTGGTCGAGCCGGTCGGCGGGCGGAGAGCGGGCTTGACCCGGGGCACCCCACTCCCGGTCGGGCACCCGCGGGAGGGGGCGGCCCGGCGGGCTGGTTCGACAGGTTCCGAGCAGGAAGTCTCGGTCCCCACCCTGGGCGGCCGCCCCGCCCTGCGCGGCCTGTGCGCCTGTACGCCCGTCCATCCGTCCGTCTGTCCCTCGGTGTGGCGACCGGTCTAGGGCGCTGGGCTGGGAGGCCGGGGTGGGGACCGGGGAGGCTCTGTCCGCGACGTCCCCACCCGCAGGCCAATCCGAGGCGGCAGGCGGTGCGGCTGCGCGGCTGCGCGGGCGCGGCCCGGGATAAGAGGCCAGGTGAGCCAACCTGCGCCgcgggcggggcgcggggcggcGCGGAGCGGACGGGACGCTCGGCGGTCTGGCGGCATGTCGGTCAGCAGGAAAAGCTGGGCGGCTCTGTCCAGGTGAGTCGGGGTCCTGACTGCTCCGGGGGCCACAGAGTCGGGGCCATGCCGCGCAGCCTCCGGGGTTCCGGCCCTCTTCCTCCTTGGGGACGCAGGCCGGAGCAGGCTGCCTGCGGAGGGCTGTCCAGCCCGGAGAGGCCGCTCTGAGGGCTGGGGAGGCGTTCAGGAGGTAAACGGCCGAGTCTCAGCTTCTGAGCCGCCCCTGACTGCCTGTCTTTCTCTGGAGAGTCTGAGAGGCCCCTCCTGGGAGGAGGCGGCCGCACTGCCTCACAGGGTCAGTGAGTAGGCCGAGCAGGCAGGTGCCCTCCCAGGGATGAGGCTCAGGCTCTGGGCACAGCGTTTCGGGGTGCTGTTGGGGCTGGGAAACCTCACGCCTGGCGCTCTCCCTCTCTGCGCTTCAGTCTTCACTCATGAGCAGGGCCTTCAAAGGGTCTGGGGAcagggtcagagaagcctggggggggggggtgggtgtcCAGAAGGCAGCACCCTCATGCGATTGGTGACCCCTGAACTTCTCTTGGGGTCCCCCAAGAGCATCTCCTGACCCCCCCCCCCACGCCATCCCCAGAAGACTGAGGCCCATGTAGTGGATGGGCAGGAGCTGAGTCCCTACTCCTTGACCCAAAGGCTGTTGCTGGTAGAAATTGGCCCCAGGCGGACTTTTGGGTGATGAGGCCAGGCTGCCTTTGCAGGTGTGGGCAGCCCCTCCCATCAGGACCTtgactctcccctcccctcacccccaaggGCCCCAAGCTCCAGGGACGCCCCCATGGCCGCACCCCCCCAGGGCTGGGGTCCCCCTGGACTCTCTGTCCTCACTGCTCTGCAGCAGAGGCCTGTGGGGTCTGGAGAGAGGAGGATACGCCCAAAGAAAGGAGGCACTCGGTGCTCTGGATGGGGGCCCAGCGTCTCAGAGGCCAGTCACACCCAGGGAGGGTCTGTGCAGAGGGTGGGGCTGGCAGTCAAGGTCTTGGACTCTGCGTGTGGGTCTGATGCGGGAGTGTCTGTGTTTCCAGGCGGGGCCTGtctgtgttcgtgtgtgtgtgtgtgtgcacaggcacGTGTGGGCCTTGTGTAGTGCGGAGAAGTCTGGGTGGGTGGAGGTTCTGACGTTGCCATTTGGGCGTTCGCGTCCACTCAGATGTCCATTGAGGATGACGGTGCAGGGTCTCGTCTTCGCTGGCTCTCTGCTCAGAGGCCCCAGGCTCCTGTGGCTGTAGGGGTGGGGTCGAGTGCCCTGGGGAAGCTGCCCTGCCTCCCCAGTGCCCTGGGCAGCCGCAGCTTGCCCAGGAGGCAGCTGGAGCCGGGACCCTCCGCCCCACTCCTGGGAACAAGCCCCAGCTGGCAGAGGGAAGGGCTGTGAGTCACTGTCAACCGAGCTTCCAAGGCGAGGGTGGGGGGCACTGAGGAAGGGGTGAGGAGGGTGGCTCCAGGCAGGGCCCAAGTGGGCAGCGGAGGGCCAGCGGGCCCCCCATCCTTGGCGCTAGGTCGAAATGCAGACGCCCAGCCCTGGATGGGCACCTGGCACCCAGCCCTCTCCTCCCGGTGAGGCGGGGCGGGCCTGTCCGCGGGGGGTGAGGGTGGGTCGAGTGCCCAGGACAGAGCGGCTGGGGGTTAATCATTTCCCCGCCCGGCCTCCCACAGCCCTGCCACCTCCCAAGCTGCTTGGTTCTCCCTGGCACCTCTCCCTAGACCGTCAGGGCTGGAGGGGCCCTCACTGACCACCCACAGTGGCCCCTCGCCTGGGGAGGCTGGCTCCCCTTGGGCAGCTTACTGGCCCCGGGTCACAGGGCCTGGTGTCAGGCCTGCACCCGTTCTTCCCCTCCCAAGTTCTGCACATCCTGCCCTTTGAGCCTGGGCCTCCACGGAATGCCCTGGGGCAGCCCTGTGCCCTCCCCTGCGAACCCTCCCCAGGCAGCTGAGCCCTGACCTCTCACACAGCAGATTTCTGTGTGCGATTCCCTTAGGAAGGAAGGGTTCTGCTGGTCAACTTGTCCGCAGGGACACCCCTGCCCTCAGCTGCTGACCATGGGCAGGGCAGACTCAGGAAGaagggcctggggcagggagcCGAACTGGCTCTGCCCTGCACAGTGGGCAGGGAGTTTCCCGAACCACAGAAGGGAACAGATCCCTTCCTCTAAGGATGGAGTGTGGGGGCTGGCAGGCCTGGCGAGGGGGAGGTGTGGGGGCAGCTGCTGGGGCTTCAGCTGGTGGCTGTGGCTGGGACCTCCCCGGGTGTCAGCGTGCACTGACCCTGGCACTCTAAAGGACAAGCTGTTGGCCGCTGGGTCTCCCCAGACCTGCTTCCCCAGCCTGCACCAGAGCTCAAGCTGGGCTGGGGAGTCCCACACATTCCGGCCCCTCCCAAGCACCCCACTCCCtctgactgctcagctcctggGCTCCTGAGAAGGTGGAGCCTCCCTGGGCGTCCTTCCTGGCACTAGGCCTTGTGGTTAACACGCTGCCCTGGCTGGGAACCTCAGCTCCTTCTTTTACTGGCCACCCTGCCTTGGGTACCTTGTTGATCCTGTGAGCCTTGGAAGCCTCATCCGCAGAATGGAGGTGccccacctccccctgccccccgcatTCCTCAAGGTGGTGGGGCCTCCTGTCAGTGGCACCTCCTGTCAGTGGCACCTGTGAGCACCCGGTGCCATCTAGGCACACGTCAGCGCCCTCACCGCTTCCTTTATTGGTGTACTGGTCACTGTATTCACCAACACGTGTGCTTCTGAGTGCTGAGCGCTGCTCTGGGCCCTttgctgttcagtccctcagtcatgtctttgcgaccccatggactgcagcaggccaggcctccctgtccatcaccaactcccggagcttactcaaactcatgtccattgagtcggtgatgccatccaaccatctcatcctctgttgttcccttctcctcctgccttcaatctttcccagcatcaggatatttttcaataagttggctcttcccatcaggtggccaaagtattggagcttcagcttcaacattggtccttccaatgaatattcagggttgattcccttcaggacggactggtttgatttccttgctgtccaagagacactcaagagtcttctccagcaccatactTCAAAGGcataattttttggtgctcagccttctttatggtccaactctcacatccattaatgactactggaaaaatcataactttgactatatggaccttcgttggcaaagtgatgtctttgtttttcaatgcactatctaggtttgttacagctttccttctaaggagcaagcatcttttaatttattggctgcagtcaccgtccacagtgattttggagcccaagaaaataaattctgtcgcTCCTTCCACCCTTTATGctgtgattttagttttctgaatgttgagttttaagccagttttttcactctcctctttcactttcatcaagaggctttttagttcctcttcactttctgccataagggtggtgtcatctgcatatctgaggttgttgatagttctcccggcaatcttgattccagcttgggattcatctagttgcattttgcatgatgtagtctgcatataagttattatagtctgcatataagttataagggtgataatatacagccttgctgtactcctttcccaattttgaaccagtccattgttccatgtccagttctaactgttgcttcctgacctgcatccagatttctcaggaggcaggtaacgtggtctggtattcccatgtcttaaagaattttccacagtttgtcgtgatccacacagtcaaagtctttagcgtagtcaatgaagcagaagtagatgtttttctgaaattccctttctttctttatgatccagcggatgttggtaatttgatctctggttcctctgtcttttctaaacctagtttcgcaatctggaagttcacagttcacgtccTGTTGAagtctaacttgaaggattttgagcgtaaCCTTAGCAGCATGTGGAATGAATGCAATTGTCCAgaagtttgaacgttctttggcactgccctggGCCTTTGGGTACCGTATATTCATTCCTGGGCTTTTACTGTTTTACCTGCCCCTCTGGGAGcctgtccttctctctcttccttctcttaagGAGGGTCGCTCTTTGTTGGTGGAGATAACGTTTCTCTTGGGctgggggtgtggtgggggtgggtggccaCATCACCAAGGTGAGCAGAGGGGTCTTGATGTGCAGCTGGGGGTCACTTCAGGACTCCTGGGCTGACACCCTCCGGGCAAGGAGCTGCCTTGGGTGAGTCACTTCCCTGAGACTAGGCTCTGACGCTGTCTGACCCAGGTTCCACTGACAAACCAGCAGCTCCCCTGAGGGCTGAGCCGCCTATGTGGGAACAGGCTTGCTCAGGCCCAAGGAATCCTGTGCATTCCATCCCTACCTGGCCACAGGTGTGCGGGGGAGTCCTGTCCCCGTGGGCCAGTCTCCCTGCGGGGGGTGGTCTCTCATCTCTGCAGCGCATGGCTGACCCCAAACTGTGGACTCGAGGGAGGGTCCACAGGGGAAGGGCTGAATGTGTGGACCCAGGGGAAGCCACGTGCAGGGGGCCTTTCTCAACTGGACGAGGGTATCGGGGCCTGGCTGGAGGGGCTGTGGGTTCCCATGGAGTGAGTGATGGCAGAGGCCTGGGGTAGTCCGGTTTCCACCCCGTGATCAAGGCCGTGGGGCCTGGGCTGGAGCCCTTCCCACCCACTCAGGGGGAGTCGAGCCCTGACAGGCAGGGGCGCTGAGGTCTGCACCGCCAGCATGCCTGACGGCCAGGTGTGGGCAGGTGCCAGTGTGGGGCCTAGGGTTTGCTGCCCCTCTGTGCTCCCATGGGTCAGGCAGAGCTCTGGTGACCCCGCGAGGAGGAGCGCCCTGCCCCCTGTACCTGGTGCCACATTTGGTGGCTGGCATGTTCTGGGCACCGTGGTGGATGCACCCTGTCCCATGGCCTTTTCTCTCCCCGTGGGACAAGCTCTCCACACTTTGTTTGCAAATCTCTGACACAGCTTTTTGTTAACCCTTCTCAGATGCTGGGCGTCACCAGCTCCTCCTTCTGGAGCCCCCTGGTTGTCTCTTGTCCAGTCGGGCTCTTTCTAAGGGTCTTGGAGCCTCTTTGCCCAGCACTGCCCTGGTGGGCCCCCTCCTGCAGTGCCAGCACATCCCCTTCCTGCGGTCCACCAGgctggctcctccctcctccgtcgAGTGTCTCCTCAGCCTTCACGTCCtcccgcccctcctcccccaccactgCTGCAGACATCGCACTGAACCCCTCTCTCCCCGAAGGCCCCCAGCCTTCTGAAAGCACCACCAGGAGCTGCTCAAGCCCgctttccttcatttttctcgTTTCCTTGCTGGCCCCCCATCTCCATCCAGCCCCCCAGCAAACCCAGTGGACTCTGCCTTCAAATTGTGTCCTGAGTCCATCACTTAAGTCTCCTGGTGGCTCCCCACACACAgagtgaacccacgtctcccttGGTCCCCAGGGACCCGCCCTGTCGCCCCTTCTGCTGAGTCGTGTCCCCCACCACTGCCACACATCCCAGCCAGGCCTGGGCTCCTGCTCTGCCAGCACACCCGGCTCCTCGGGGCTCCATCCCCTCTGGCACTGCCACCCCTTGACCTTGGTCCCTCCTGTCCTTTTGTTCATGAGCAGGGGAGCCCTGGAACCCGCTTGTATGTAGATCCTGCTCAAAAAATGAGTTTACTAAACACCAGGTCAGCGAACATGATGCTGGGCCTGAACAGGTCAGGGTGGTGGTGTGGCTCCTGCCCCTTTTAGGGAGGAGGACTGGGGAGGTGCAGGGAAGTGACTCCCCCTTAGGTGGGGGGATCAAGCAGGCTGTCTGACCTGGCCCTGCAGAAGTTtccccaggggctgggggctctTTCCTTTAGGAAGCTTTTTAGATAGGTTTTATGTCATTCAGTTGATAAAATTTGTGGGTTTCCCCCTAGAAACGTGCCTGCTCCTCCCATGATACTTCTTCCGTGGTTGCATGTGAGGCTCTGTAGAGGCAGGCGAGGCCACGGTAGGAACAGGGCAGCGGAGAGGCTGGGGAACAGGCGCTGACCAGGACGGGGCCTTACTACCCTGCAGTGATGCTGGGAGGCGAGAGGGCAGCCTTCCCCGGACCCTTCTCATCGGGGCCCGGACAGTGCTGGACGGTACCCTCGGCTCACAGGGCCCGGAGCTTCTCCTGTGGCCCCTCGGGaagctctgcctccctcccccgcgggccccgcccccggcctccCGGCCGTCCTGTCCCTCCTCTGAAGTCCAGACCTTTCCCTCCTGGTGCAGAGCGGGGCTCACTTCCCTGTCTCTGTATTTGGCGGGTGGGTTTCTGTGACCCCACAGTTCCCAGTGGGAGGCTGGCCCAGCTTGGTTCCTCAGAGATTCTTTGCTCTTTGGCTAGAATGGGGTGGGGCGCTGGGGGGAGGTAGGTGCGCGGGCAGGTGGGTGAGGATGACTGGTGGGAGGCTGGGGCAGGGTGCTGTAGGGACATGGGGCTGGAGGCGGGATGGTGGAAGGCGGGGTCCGGGGGGTGGCTATGAGGGGGACCGGTATGAGAGTGACTGTGAGTGACTGTGGCTGGGAGAGTGACCGGGGGCCAGAGGCAGGCTGTGCCCCTCGCTCCTGCCCACGGGAAGGCTGGTTTTCAGAGGTGAAGGAAGCTGACGGAGCGCCTGGGTGGTGAGGGAAGTGATCCTGGGTTCCCCTTTGGGGATGGCTGGTTCATCTGGGATCTCTGTCTGGGGGCTGGGACGTCCTGGGGGAGCTGGGGAGCTGGGATGTTTCTCAGTAACTGTTCATCTAAGAGCCTCAGATCAAAGCTGGGCTCTGCCAGGTTCACCTGCCTCCTTCGGGCTGAGCAGTGACCACCCTGCCACGTCTCTGGGCGCCCAGGCAGGGTGGACCCCCGTTCCAGTGGGGGTGTGGGGGCGCCCAGGTGGGTGGACCCCCGTTCcagtgggggtgtgggggcaCCCAGGTGGGTGGACCCCATTCCAGTGGGGGTGCTGGGGTGCCCAGGCAGGTGGACCCCCATCGCAGTGGGGATGTGGGGCACCCCGGCGAGTAGACCCCCTGTTCCAGTGGGGGTGCAGGGTGAAGTCCGGcccgccgcccccctccccccagtgtCGGCCACCGGGACGCTCTGGGCATCACCCTGAGGCTGCGCTGACCCCCTGTCCCCCCAGCCTGACCCGGCAGTGGACCCTGGAGGATGAGGAGGAACAGGAGCGAGAACGCCGGCGGCGACACCGGAACCTGAGCTTTGCCACAGACGACGAGGACCCACCTGCCCGGGACGAGGACCCGCTGGCCCCCGAGAGGTGTGGGTGGGAGGCGGGACCCCACTGAGGATGGACCAGCCGCCCCTGCCTGGGGAGCGGGCTGACCTTCTGCGGGCCCCACTCTGGTCAGGACAGCAGTCAGGACCAGTGTGGGTGAGCTGGGCCGCTCTTGCTGGGCATTTTATAAGCATAGCTCATCCTTCCACGCTCCTGAGAGGGTGCTAACCTGGCTCATGGGTAGGCAGCTGTCAGAGAGTGCACGGCTCGAGCACcgggggcagggcctgggggtcATCAGGCCCTGGGCCGACCATGCCCCTTCAGCCCAGACCCCTCCTGCTAGCGGACCCCCGTGGTCTCTGACAGGAAGGAGGTGCCGCTGGTCTGACCACCAGCCCCGAGGCTGAGCACCACGACACGCCTGTCCACAGGGACAGGGCCCACTCGGGGGACGCGTCTCCTCTCGTCTCCAAACGAGCCCAGATTGCAGATTTGGCAGCGGGCTCAGCCTGCGAGTGAACTCCCCCAAGTTGCAGGTGGGCGGGTGGAGGCGCAGGAGGGGCCCCTCTGCTGCAGGCCGGGTTTGGGGCAGCTTCGTGTGCTGCTCCCTGGCTCCTGGAGAGGGGGCTGCGAGGCGTGCGGCCGGCGCTGCACCCACGTGGCTGTGGAGGCGCGGAGGCCTGGGTACCACTGCTGGCTTCCTGCCCGTCACCGTGTGACTCGGGCCAGCTCCCTGCCCGTCTCTGCTTGACATCTGTAAGTGGCAGGGCCTGACACAGGAGAGGTGTTTGTTGAACATGGAGTGGTTGTACCTTACAGgcgtttataaattttttttttaaagcctcttgTGCtttgttccggagaaggcaatggcaccccactccagtactcttgcctggaaaatcctatggacggaggagcctggtgggctgcagtccatggggtcgctaagagtcggacatgactgagtgacttcactttcacttttcactttcatgcattggagaaggaaatggcaacccactccagtgttcttgcctggagaatcccagggacaggggaccctggtgggctgccgtctctggggtcgcacagagtcagacacgactgaagcgacttagcagcagcagcagtgctttgtTCAGATGATACCTTGGAGGCCTGATGGGTAAAGCAGATGAAAGCGATCCTGATTTAAGGGACAGTGGTTCAAGGGGTTGGGAGGGCACGAGGCGCCCTGAGGCCTCCCCCTGGGTCAGGTGCTCCCGGGGTCTCTCCCGTTTCTGACTGTCTCCCGCCATCTCCCTTCCGACTCAGACTGCTGAGCGTGGAGGAAGCAGAGGGGCCCCGGCCACTGGCCGCAGACCCCAGAGATGAGGAGGATGTCCGGGCTGTCCTGAGGACGCGGCAGGAACGGAGGCAGAGGCGCCGGGAGGCCCCCGTCCCGGAGCTGCCTGAGGCCAGGCAGTTGCCCCCGGCGCCCGAGGAGCAGGTGCAGTCGACGTCCGGTCGGAGACTGAGCCCGCAGCGCGGCTCCACAGAAGAGGGGGGCCTGGCGGGCAGGGCGCCCGCGGGCTCCGAGAAGCCGTCTGCTGCAGGGAAGACACTTGAGCCGGAAGCGAGCCTGGACCCTGAGACCCCCAGCCCCAGTAAATGCTCCGTGTCCCAGAAGATCACTGTGCTGGAGGAGAGAGCCTTCTCAGGAAAGAGGGCGGTTCTAGACAAAGCCAGCATCTCAGAGAAGAGACTCGTGTCTGAGAAAGCCACTGTCTTCGAGAAGACCCCGGCCCCCGAGACGCAGCCGGCCCCAGGCAGGGCCATGGCCCCAATGCGGCCCCTGGCCCGGGAGCACCCAGCCTCAGTGGAGTGCCCATCCAGCCCCAGGGGGCAGCGGGGTGCTGGGGGTGCAGGGCCTGAGAAGGAGCCCGAGTCCTCGGTGGGGCCTCTGTCCCGGGCTGGCAGCCTCCCGCCCGTCACTCTGCAGGTGCGTGGTGCCCCCCGCCTCTCTGTCCTCCCGGTGTCTCTGGctgcctccctgtctcctgtcttcCTCCCTCCAGGCCAGCCCCAGCTGTGTCTCCTctccctgcctgctctgctgcccgcAGGACAGGGGGCTGGGCTGTGGTCTCACCTGGCACCCACACCACACCCTCATCCCAGACCCAgactccagggaagcctcagatGCTTCTAGAAGCCCCCCGCCCCGGAAGCCCTGTCCTCTGGCTGGGCCCTGGGCCTGTGGCTGCACCCCCACAGCCGAGGCAGTGGGTGGGAGCAGAGGACTGGCCTGCTGCCACCGTGACTGCTGGGGTGAGCCGGCCTGCGGGGGCTCCAGGCCGCCTGTCTTCCTGCGTGACTCACCCCCTGCTCTGTCCAGGTGAGGACCCCCAGCATGGAGGCTGAGCCCGAGGCCCCCTCGCCGACACGGGCCTCGCCCACCTTCAGCAGCGCCCTGCAGCGCTCCAGCCCCCGCACCATCTCCTTCAGGGTGAGCCTGGCTGCCGTGGGCCCCTCACTGCAGGGCTCGGGGCAGTGGGGAGGTAGGCAGGAGGCACCCTGAGAAGATCTGGGGGCATCAAGGGGGGTGTCTCTTGACCTGGCTTGATGGGAGGGGCTGTGCCCCAGGCCTGAGGTGGGCCTTTTGTGGGGGTGTGGCTGGGGTCTGTGCAGAGGAGGGTGGGGGCGAGACCCCAGGGCGGGCTGCGTTCTGAGAGCTGAGTCCTCCCTTGTGGAGGCCGTGGCTGCCACGGACCCCGCTCACTGgcaccttccttctctttccagaTGAGCCCCCGGAGAGACAGCTCAGAGGTGGCCTTAACCCGCAGGTCAGGGCCTGGGGGCCCTGGGGCTCGTCTGCCGTGGGGCTGAGGCCCGAAGTGCAGCAAGGGGAGGGTCCGGCTGCCTGGagggggcgggagggaggggCCGTCCTGAGCCACTAGGTGCCCGGGTGGTGGGGGGGAGTGGGTGCACCGGGGTCGTTTGAGTCAAGCACTGGGGATTCATGCATGCGGGCTGCACCATCTGCCCCGAGACTGTACTGAGGCCGGTGGTCCTGGGCGAGGCCGGCGGGTGTGGGGGACATAGGAGATGAGGGGGTCACTGCCCTCGCATCAGAGTGAGACGTGCAGGAACCATGAGGCATGGAGGTtccgagggttcaggatgggaaccgAGGGCTTGGAGCCCCTTGCAGTCAGGGGAGCTCAGCCTGCGAGAGTGGGGCGAGGGCACAGGGCGGCGGGCGGCAGGGGCGTGAGGTGGGGAGAGCTCTGCAGGCAGCTCTGGATGGAGGGTCGGTGAAAGGAGGGGCTTGGAGCGGAGTCCACATGCCTGAGGGCAGGATGGGGTTGATCTGGGATGGGGGGCCTGGGGGCCAGGGGGGTGGAAGGTGGAGAG belongs to Bos javanicus breed banteng chromosome 16, ARS-OSU_banteng_1.0, whole genome shotgun sequence and includes:
- the LAD1 gene encoding ladinin-1 isoform X3, yielding MIPWRPDGLLSVEEAEGPRPLAADPRDEEDVRAVLRTRQERRQRRREAPVPELPEARQLPPAPEEQVQSTSGRRLSPQRGSTEEGGLAGRAPAGSEKPSAAGKTLEPEASLDPETPSPSKCSVSQKITVLEERAFSGKRAVLDKASISEKRLVSEKATVFEKTPAPETQPAPGRAMAPMRPLAREHPASVECPSSPRGQRGAGGAGPEKEPESSVGPLSRAGSLPPVTLQVRTPSMEAEPEAPSPTRASPTFSSALQRSSPRTISFRMSPRRDSSEVALTRSASVRLPASSVKLGPKLERYHSAIQRSESVKGASPSRTEFLVAPVDVASKRHLFEKELVGQSREGPASSRKENLQLSGVVTSRVNLWISRTQESAQQGPQNQETQRESAAGKRPQWRKKPEPPLGAEV
- the LAD1 gene encoding ladinin-1 isoform X1, translating into MNAIVQKFERSLALPWAFGLTRQWTLEDEEEQERERRRRHRNLSFATDDEDPPARDEDPLAPERLLSVEEAEGPRPLAADPRDEEDVRAVLRTRQERRQRRREAPVPELPEARQLPPAPEEQVQSTSGRRLSPQRGSTEEGGLAGRAPAGSEKPSAAGKTLEPEASLDPETPSPSKCSVSQKITVLEERAFSGKRAVLDKASISEKRLVSEKATVFEKTPAPETQPAPGRAMAPMRPLAREHPASVECPSSPRGQRGAGGAGPEKEPESSVGPLSRAGSLPPVTLQVRTPSMEAEPEAPSPTRASPTFSSALQRSSPRTISFRMSPRRDSSEVALTRSASVRLPASSVKLGPKLERYHSAIQRSESVKGASPSRTEFLVAPVDVASKRHLFEKELVGQSREGPASSRKENLQLSGVVTSRVNLWISRTQESAQQGPQNQETQRESAAGKRPQWRKKPEPPLGAEV
- the LAD1 gene encoding ladinin-1 isoform X2, with the protein product MSVSRKSWAALSSLTRQWTLEDEEEQERERRRRHRNLSFATDDEDPPARDEDPLAPERLLSVEEAEGPRPLAADPRDEEDVRAVLRTRQERRQRRREAPVPELPEARQLPPAPEEQVQSTSGRRLSPQRGSTEEGGLAGRAPAGSEKPSAAGKTLEPEASLDPETPSPSKCSVSQKITVLEERAFSGKRAVLDKASISEKRLVSEKATVFEKTPAPETQPAPGRAMAPMRPLAREHPASVECPSSPRGQRGAGGAGPEKEPESSVGPLSRAGSLPPVTLQVRTPSMEAEPEAPSPTRASPTFSSALQRSSPRTISFRMSPRRDSSEVALTRSASVRLPASSVKLGPKLERYHSAIQRSESVKGASPSRTEFLVAPVDVASKRHLFEKELVGQSREGPASSRKENLQLSGVVTSRVNLWISRTQESAQQGPQNQETQRESAAGKRPQWRKKPEPPLGAEV